Sequence from the Aerococcus tenax genome:
ATTAGATAAGGATTAGGTAAGCCAGAGTCATTAAATATGATCTATCGGGTTACTGATCGCAATGGTTGACCAGACAAGAGCGTTTAGTTTATCAGGTTACAGACGATTCGATTTAAATCTTATCTTGTAAATATCATTACTTAATAAAAGGCCTCTGCTAGTTGTCTCAGCAGAGGCGATTTTATTGAATTTAAATGAATAGAGATGAGAGAAATTTTTGTTTTAATATCTGTATTTTATCTAGTTTAGTTTTCTCAAGAGTAATAAGGGAGTCTAACGTATTAAAACAGTTACCGATCTTTTCTTGTTCTACAGAGTTGGTTGTTCTAATAAGCAAATTGCGTATTTTCTTTAATGATATAAATTTTTGAGTTCCTCCATCTAAATTAATCCGCAACTGTTTAGTTATAAACGGGCAGTGAAGGTAATAATATAAAAAGAGATAAAATATCTGTTGAGTATCTTTGATTAAAGCCACGTTTTTTATTGCGAAAGCAGGTTCTGTATGAATAAGTGCTAAATTACCAATAGTTCCTATCATTCCCATAAGAATATCATTAATATCAACTTTTGAACGATTATTGATTTTTTTATAATCATCTAGAGAAATATAGTTAATATCATTGTAATTTATTTTTCCATTACCTACGTTCTTAGAGGTAATTAATGGAACTCCTTCTGATAGATATTTAGGAGAGTCATGTGTACCATCCCTAACGTCAGCAACATCCTCTAATTTATCTTGACTCCATTCATTATTGAAATTAGTGAACCTAATTTTAGGGTAGCCACTCTTATCTGCAAACATATTCTGCAGCAAGTACTGTTTTAACAGCTCTAGCTTCTCAATTTTTTTCTGCTCAAGAGTAATAATGCTATCTAATAGCAATAAAGTTTTTTCAATTTTTATCTGTTCATCAAAGGTAGGGATATATAGCTTATATTTTAATAAATTTTTCGCAGTGATTCCAAATACTTTCATTCCTGTTCCAACCTTGCTTCCAAATTTTCTAAAAGTAAGGGTATGGATATGATAATAAAGAAAGATAGATGAAATTCTGTGAGGTCTTAAAACTATAGTATGTAAGCCTGCAACTATTTTGTTAAGGGGGGTGCAAATTATTACTGAAGGCCATGCGATGCCTTCATAATCTTCGGAAGCATCTGCTAAAATTAAATCATTTTTCTCAAGTAACTCATAATCTCCTGGGCCTATATTCGGCAATATACTATCATCCGAAACTAAGTTGACTTTATTGGTATGAATATCTCCATAATGAATATATTTATAACCTGTCTCTTCATCTACTTCAACAGATCTTGAAAGAGAATATGACTTTTTTTGAACAACCAATTCGCCTAATTCACACTGAATCCAATCATCCGTGAACCCCTTGAACCTTAACTCAGGTTGTTTTCTTTCTTCTGCCATTATTTAAACACATCCTTTATCGCCTGAATGAGTTCTGCGGTTTCGTCCGTCACCTGCAAGTCATCCACCATTTCTAAGAATTCGGCTGTGGTTTGTTCCAGTTCTTGGTTGATTTCTTGCATGTCCTTGCTGACTTGGACAATATCGATGGGTTCTGGCTCTTCGAAGGTATCCACATAGCGAGGAATATTGAGGTTATAATCATTCTCTTGGATTTCTTCATAGCTTGCTTTATGGGCGTATTTCTCCACATCTTCCCGCTTATTATAAGTATCAATAATCTTATTGATGTGATCTTCGGTTAAGATATTTTGGGTCTTCACCTTTTCGAATTCCTTGGACGCATCAATAAAGAAGACATCACGACTGGTTCGGTTCTTCTTCAAAACAATAATCGTGGTAGGAATACTGGTGTTGTAGAAGAGGTTTTCCGGCAAACCAATCACTGTGTCAATATAACCATTTTCAAGCATAGCCTGGCGTAACTTTCCTTCAGAGGCCCCACGGAAAAGAACTCCGTGAGGTAAGACAATACACATGGTACCGTCTGTCCGCAAGTGGTAGAAACCATGGAGCAAAAAGGCAAAGTCAGCCCGTGATTTAGGTGGTAGAACCCCATAAGCAGCAAAACGCGGGTCATCTAAAAAGCCCTTATCGGCTGACCATTTTTGCGAGTAAGGCGGATTCATCAAAACAATATCAAAGTTGGTTGGCTCATCTGTGGGCCAGTCGGCATCCAAGGTATCCCCATTCCGTAACTTCTGATGGTCAGTTGGCACCCCGTGCAGCATCATATTCATCTTAGCTAAGTTGTAAGTGGAGGTGTTAATTTCTTGCCCAAAGTAACGGATGGAATTTTCCACGTTTTCATCAGCGTACTTCTTAGTATTTAAGAGCAGTGATCCCGATCCAGCCGAAGGATCGACCATATAAGGAATTACCTTATCATTCTTTATTCTATCTATTGCTAATTTATCAGCAGATGAAGCATATAGCATAAATCTAACAATATTAATTGGTGTAAAGAATTGACCTTTAGTTTGTTTAAAACCATCTCTTATTATTCCCTCAAAAAAATCTCCGAGAATATCTTTCCCGTTTAAGCTATTTTTCCCATCAACAAAAGACAAGTTTTCAAGCTGTTGAACGGTGTATTTTAATTTAGACAAAGAGAATTTTTTAGTATCGACTACATAGGATTTATTTAATTCCTTTTCATCTATTACATACAACTTCTCTTTTAAAGCTTTTCTATAAAGATTATTTATTCTTTCAAACAGTGTTTCATTGCTTTCAAAATCATCATCACTGGCTTTTTCAAACATCAACGATTGAAAATCGTATCTTTCTCCATCTTCTTTTTCATCTTCATCTTGAATTTTAGCTAAAATCAAATTCACAAGTGAAGAGAACACCTCATTGTCGTCTGTTCCTCCACCTCCCCATAAAACATTGTGAAGATCTTTTTGTAGGGTTGTAATATATTCAGTAGAAAAATTTGTTCTTAAATCATTTTCACTTCCCTTGATATAAGGTACTTTTTGTGCTTTTTCATAGCGTGCAGGTAATTTATTTGTAGCGTTTCTTACTTGTTCCCAATCTACAAATGTCGGTATTTTTTCATAATCAATTACCATACATTCATCATCAAGAGTTTCTTCATTTAAAGTATATAGAACCAAATATTTTACAATATGACCTTGTGCTTTTTCTAATGCTCCTAAATTAAATAGTTGCTTTTCTATAATTTCATCTTTTGAGTCTTTTGCATATTCATCGGGTGCTTTTACTTCAATAAATAAAAATGCATTATCATTTTTATCTTTGACAATAACATCTATTCTGCTTGTAATTGTATTTGGTCTTCCTGCTTCATATTGTTTTTCAATCTCTATTCTATCAGCAGGATATCCCAATTCATTTACTAATTTTGTTAATAAATATGCTCTTACAAGCTCTTCATCCTTATATTCTGTAATAGTCCTATGTTCTATTATTCCTTTATACCTGAATTTATTATTTTCAGTGGACAAGTTTTGAACTATAGAATTGGGCTGACTATTGATAAAGTCGACAATATTTTTTATATTCTCTTTTGCTATTCCCATCTTATTTGACCTTTTCCTCTTCTTTTACTATTTCTACAACTTCCTCTATCTTGCAATCCAATGCCAAGCAAATCTTTTCTAATGACTCTAAGTTCACATAAGAGTTTTTGCTCATTCTTGAAACTATGTTGCTTGTTATGTTTGCAGCTCTTTTTAAGTCTTCTTTGTTCATTTCTCTTTCTACCAATAAGTGCCATAATGGTTTATAAGAAATTGCCATATTATTACCCCTTATCCGTTTTATTGTTAAGATATATTATATCATAAATAGACTGATAAGTCACTTTAGCCTATTTTATACTTGTGCTTACGTTAGTATTTATTGAGATAGTCCTTGTTTTTTTCCTTGTCCCACTTGGAACTGCTCCAAATCAGACGGTCTCCAAGGGACGTCTAAATCATGTAAAGCTATTAATTTATTCTGTACATTTGTACCTGCTCCCATTTTTTGAGTAGAACCTAATAATACTCTTACTTCTCCTTTTCTTACCTTAGAGAACAATTCATCTTTTTGTTTGTCTGTATCTGCTTCGTGGATAAAAGCTATTTCTTCTTTAGGTATTCCCATATTCACTAACTTATTCCTAATATCATCATAGATATTAAATTCTCCATCTCCTTTTGGTGTAGACATATCTGAAAATACTAACTGGGTTGATGAGCTTTCTTTTGTCTTATCCCAGATTGAAAAGATATTTTTAACGCATACATTTACCTTTGAATTAGGATCATCTGGAAGTAGTGGGTTTATTAATCTTTGGTCTAGGGCAAGTTTTTTACCATCATTTGTAATTTTTAGCATATTATCTTCTGTTGGCTCGACTTGATTATTTCTAACTGCGTCAGCTCTATCTGAAATAGCTTCTAGTATTTCTTTTTGTTCCTCAGTAGGTTTTGTTTTAATAACTTCAAAACTTGCTTCTGGTACTGGCAAATTTAACATATCTGAAGTCTTTATATCTGCTACTTCTTTAAACATAGACATCAATTCTGGTAAATTATAAAACTTTGAAAATCTTGTTTTTTGCCTATATCCAGTG
This genomic interval carries:
- a CDS encoding helix-turn-helix domain-containing protein — its product is MAISYKPLWHLLVEREMNKEDLKRAANITSNIVSRMSKNSYVNLESLEKICLALDCKIEEVVEIVKEEEKVK
- a CDS encoding restriction endonuclease subunit S, whose translation is MAEERKQPELRFKGFTDDWIQCELGELVVQKKSYSLSRSVEVDEETGYKYIHYGDIHTNKVNLVSDDSILPNIGPGDYELLEKNDLILADASEDYEGIAWPSVIICTPLNKIVAGLHTIVLRPHRISSIFLYYHIHTLTFRKFGSKVGTGMKVFGITAKNLLKYKLYIPTFDEQIKIEKTLLLLDSIITLEQKKIEKLELLKQYLLQNMFADKSGYPKIRFTNFNNEWSQDKLEDVADVRDGTHDSPKYLSEGVPLITSKNVGNGKINYNDINYISLDDYKKINNRSKVDINDILMGMIGTIGNLALIHTEPAFAIKNVALIKDTQQIFYLFLYYYLHCPFITKQLRINLDGGTQKFISLKKIRNLLIRTTNSVEQEKIGNCFNTLDSLITLEKTKLDKIQILKQKFLSSLFI
- a CDS encoding type I restriction-modification system subunit M, which produces MGIAKENIKNIVDFINSQPNSIVQNLSTENNKFRYKGIIEHRTITEYKDEELVRAYLLTKLVNELGYPADRIEIEKQYEAGRPNTITSRIDVIVKDKNDNAFLFIEVKAPDEYAKDSKDEIIEKQLFNLGALEKAQGHIVKYLVLYTLNEETLDDECMVIDYEKIPTFVDWEQVRNATNKLPARYEKAQKVPYIKGSENDLRTNFSTEYITTLQKDLHNVLWGGGGTDDNEVFSSLVNLILAKIQDEDEKEDGERYDFQSLMFEKASDDDFESNETLFERINNLYRKALKEKLYVIDEKELNKSYVVDTKKFSLSKLKYTVQQLENLSFVDGKNSLNGKDILGDFFEGIIRDGFKQTKGQFFTPINIVRFMLYASSADKLAIDRIKNDKVIPYMVDPSAGSGSLLLNTKKYADENVENSIRYFGQEINTSTYNLAKMNMMLHGVPTDHQKLRNGDTLDADWPTDEPTNFDIVLMNPPYSQKWSADKGFLDDPRFAAYGVLPPKSRADFAFLLHGFYHLRTDGTMCIVLPHGVLFRGASEGKLRQAMLENGYIDTVIGLPENLFYNTSIPTTIIVLKKNRTSRDVFFIDASKEFEKVKTQNILTEDHINKIIDTYNKREDVEKYAHKASYEEIQENDYNLNIPRYVDTFEEPEPIDIVQVSKDMQEINQELEQTTAEFLEMVDDLQVTDETAELIQAIKDVFK